Proteins encoded by one window of Orbaceae bacterium BiB:
- a CDS encoding LysR family transcriptional regulator — protein sequence MNLKQLKYFQTLAKNQHFTYTSEYFAISQPSLSHAIAELEKEVGIKLFQKKGRNVELTKEGEQYLIYVNKALQSLNEGEQFVKELTSISHGHIKLAFVYSLSMNYVPKIIQAFTALPQYENISFSFYEDLSRNIVHELKTKRYDIGLCSFMHDDPEIEFTRLAKQEIVFIISNDNPLSKRKKIDLKDIVDEPVILYSERSGMRGYLDNMIADSGVVLNNVVTRVESENAMIGLASINYGIGMMVRVPVPQEVNVSLISMNKNRQKRDIYVATVKNRPLMPVAQKFHRFLTQYCGDSFFNM from the coding sequence ATGAATTTGAAACAACTGAAATATTTTCAAACACTCGCAAAAAATCAACACTTTACATATACGTCAGAATATTTTGCTATTAGCCAGCCAAGTCTAAGTCATGCTATTGCTGAACTGGAAAAAGAGGTCGGCATTAAATTGTTTCAGAAAAAAGGACGTAATGTTGAGTTGACTAAAGAGGGTGAACAGTATTTAATCTATGTTAATAAAGCATTGCAGTCATTAAATGAAGGCGAACAGTTTGTTAAAGAACTCACGAGTATATCTCATGGACATATCAAGTTAGCTTTTGTCTATTCATTAAGTATGAATTACGTTCCTAAAATTATTCAAGCTTTCACCGCTCTGCCACAATATGAAAATATCTCATTTTCATTTTATGAAGATCTAAGTCGTAATATTGTGCATGAACTAAAAACTAAAAGATACGATATTGGTTTATGTTCTTTTATGCACGATGATCCTGAGATTGAGTTCACCCGTTTAGCTAAACAAGAAATTGTTTTCATTATTTCCAATGATAATCCATTATCCAAACGTAAGAAAATAGATTTAAAAGATATTGTTGATGAGCCAGTTATTCTGTATAGCGAAAGAAGTGGTATGCGCGGTTATTTAGATAATATGATTGCTGATTCAGGTGTCGTTTTGAATAATGTTGTAACGCGGGTAGAAAGTGAAAATGCAATGATTGGACTTGCTTCTATTAATTATGGTATTGGGATGATGGTTCGAGTACCAGTGCCACAAGAGGTTAATGTATCATTAATCTCTATGAATAAAAATCGTCAAAAAAGAGATATTTATGTTGCAACTGTCAAAAACCGCCCATTAATGCCGGTAGCACAAAAATTTCATCGTTTTTTAACACAATATTGTGGTGATAGTTTTTTTAATATGTAG
- a CDS encoding integration host factor subunit beta has product MNRSDLTEKIANWRTHLPVQLVDEAVRDIIEQITVAMENNDRVEIRGFGSFSLNYRAPRKARNPRTGGQVEVKQKYIPHFKSGKELRERVNGSK; this is encoded by the coding sequence ATGAACAGATCCGACTTAACCGAAAAAATAGCAAACTGGCGCACGCATTTGCCAGTGCAATTAGTTGATGAAGCAGTGCGGGATATTATCGAGCAAATTACCGTTGCGATGGAAAATAATGACCGTGTTGAAATTCGTGGATTTGGTAGTTTCTCCTTGAATTATCGAGCACCTCGTAAGGCAAGAAATCCAAGGACTGGTGGCCAAGTTGAAGTGAAGCAGAAATACATTCCTCATTTCAAGTCAGGGAAAGAGCTCAGAGAGCGAGTGAATGGCTCTAAGTAA